The following are encoded in a window of Spea bombifrons isolate aSpeBom1 chromosome 2, aSpeBom1.2.pri, whole genome shotgun sequence genomic DNA:
- the ZBED1 gene encoding E3 SUMO-protein ligase ZBED1, with translation MEIKSPEGLQPDLKLVAHPRAKSKVWKYFGFDTNAEGCILQWKKIYCRICMAQIAYSGNTSNLSYHLEKNHMDEFCELVKSNTEQMREAFASAFSKLKPESSQQVVQESLTIKNSHGYESKKQLELTSGVISMICEGMFPASILDEPTFKSLLKTADPRYEVPSRKYICTRVLPEKYNAVREIVLKELTDLFWCGVSTDIWRSENQNRSYVTLFIHYLGSGASPGLSINCRCLKTFEVPEENKAESMTRVLYETFIEWGIHTKVFGATTDYSKDITKACSLLDVPVDMPCLGHTFNMGIQQAFQLPKLYGLLSRCRKLVEYFQQSSIAMYMLCEKQKQQNLSPCMLVSDRVSWWGSTHAMLQRLKEQQFTIAGVLVEDSNNHHLMLETSEWNIIEGLVDLLQPFKQVAEMLSMSKYPTISMVKPLLHMLLNTSLNIKETDLKEVSMAKEVIAKALSSTYQQMPEIDMFLNVATFLDPRYKKLPFLSAFERAQVENRVIEEAKSLLDRSKDNFRVDHKDFSVSDEPPAKKMVVSSTPPPTSSINNMLAEIFCQSGTSEDPEEWHAQIVEELSNFKSQKVLGLNEDPLKWWADRLALFPLLPKVLQKYWCIATTRVFPVRLFSSSANVINAKRNRLAPAHVDEQIFLYENSRNCSEAEPEDDEEGEWGLQQEQFF, from the coding sequence ATGGAGATCAAAAGCCCTGAGGGCTTGCAGCCAGACCTTAAACTAGTTGCTCACCCAAGAGCAAAAAGTAAAGTATGGAAGTACTTTGGGTTTGATACCAATGCAGAGGGATGTATATTACAGTGGAAGAAGATTTACTGTCGCATTTGCATGGCCCAAATTGCATATTCTGGGAATACTTCCAACCTTTCATACCACcttgaaaaaaatcacatggaTGAGTTCTGTGAATTGGTCAAAAGTAACACTGAGCAAATGAGGGAAGCATTTGCAAGTGCTTTCTCAAAATTAAAACCAGAGTCATCCCAGCAAGTTGTTCAGGAGAGTTTAACAATCAAAAATAGCCATGGCTATGAGAGCAAGAAACAGTTAGAGCTGACATCAGGTGTAATAAGCATGATCTGTGAGGGCATGTTCCCTGCGTCCATATTGGATgaacctacctttaaatccctTTTGAAAACCGCCGATCCACGCTATGAAGTCCCCAGTAGAAAGTATATATGTACGCGGGTATTGCCAGAAAAATACAATGCCGTTAGAGAAATTGTTTTGAAGGAACTAACTGACCTTTTTTGGTGCGGGGTATCCACTGATATCTGGAGAAGTGAAAATCAGAACCGGTCGTATGTGACACTCTTTATTCACTATTTGGGTAGTGGGGCATCTCCTGGTTTATCGATAAACTGTCgatgtttaaaaacatttgaaGTGCCAGAGGAAAACAAAGCAGAATCAATGACACGAGTACTCTATGAAACCTTTATTGAATGGGGAATCCACACAAAGGTATTTGGTGCTACCACAGATTATAGTAAAGACATTACTAAGGCATGCTCCCTGTTGGATGTCCCTGTAGATATGCCATGTTTAGGTCACACGTTTAATATGGGAATACAACAAGCTTTCCAACTTCCCAAGCTTTATGGACTACTTTCCAGGTGTAGGAAACTTGTGGAATACTTTCAGCAGTCCTCTATTGCAATGTACATGCTATGCgaaaaacagaaacaacagaACTTATCGCCCTGCATGTTAGTAAGTGACCGTGTGTCCTGGTGGGGCAGCACTCATGCAATGCTGCAGAGGCTTAAAGAACAACAATTTACTATTGCTGGTGTGCTGGTGGAAGACAGTAACAACCATCATCTCATGTTAGAGACCAGTGAGTGGAATATAATCGAAGGCCTGGTGGACTTACTCCAGCCATTCAAACAAGTAGCTGAGATGCTCTCAATGTCAAAATATCCTACAATCAGTATGGTAAAACCTCTCTTACATATGCTGCTAAATACATCTTTGAACATAAAAGAGACTGACCTAAAGGAAGTAAGCATGGCTAAAGAGGTAATTGCTAAAGCTCTATCATCCACCTATCAGCAGATGCCAGAAATAGACATGTTTCTAAATGTGGCAACATTTCTAGACCCGAGGTACAAAAAACTTCCCTTTCTGTCTGCATTTGAACGTGCACAAGTTGAAAACAGGGTCATAGAGGAAGCCAAAAGTCTTTTAGACAGAAGTAAAGACAACTTCAGAGTTGACCATAAAGATTTTTCTGTATCTGATGAGCCCCCTGCTAAGAAAATGGTAGTTTCCTCCACTCCTCCTCCCACTAGTAGTATCAACAACATGTTGGCTGAAATATTCTGTCAGTCTGGGACATCTGAGGACCCAGAGGAATGGCATGCTCAAATTGTGGAAGAGTTGAGCAATTTTAAATCACAGAAGGTtcttggcttaaatgaggatcCACTCAAGTGGTGGGCTGATCGTTTGGCATTATTTCCTTTGTTACCCAAGGTTCTTCAAAAGTACTGGTGTATTGCAACCACAAGAGTCTTCCCTGTACGTCTCTTTAGTTCATCAGCGAACGTCATAAATGCAAAAAGAAATAGACTAGCACCTGCACATGTCGATGAGCAgatatttttgtatgaaaactcaCGCAATTGCTCTGAAGCAGAGCCTGAAGACGATGAAGAAGGGGAATGGGGTTTACAACAAGagcagtttttttaa